The Maridesulfovibrio ferrireducens genome window below encodes:
- the waaF gene encoding lipopolysaccharide heptosyltransferase II: MKDNYKKIALWQTAFLGDAVLTLPFIKALSLRFPEAEIHLFVRKGVEPLFESQKELTSVHGFAKRGDQKGMGAAFRLGRELGAQGFDLWISAHTSMRSALVSRATGIPERIGYDQPWFNRFAYTHRVMRRFDQFEEVERLMALGLPLGISGTAPSFELNLSEPALEDASAFFEKFSDTPVIGFHPGSTWETKKWPEQNFASTIAKSLDAGFRVILFGGPGEEDICSRIAEQSGNPSEIINLAGKLSLPQLAAYIKNLDVYVTNDSGPMHIAWVQNVPLIALFGPTVRRFGFFPRGEYSSVLESGEVLDCRPCGLHGSSKCPKNHHKCMTDISVEMVWEELLKKVEIRRVGC, encoded by the coding sequence ATGAAAGATAATTATAAAAAAATAGCTTTGTGGCAGACTGCATTTCTTGGAGACGCCGTTCTTACATTGCCTTTTATCAAAGCTCTTTCACTGCGTTTTCCGGAAGCTGAAATTCATCTTTTTGTTCGTAAGGGTGTTGAGCCTCTTTTTGAATCTCAAAAGGAACTCACATCTGTTCATGGTTTTGCCAAACGAGGCGATCAAAAAGGAATGGGAGCGGCTTTTCGTCTGGGCAGAGAACTTGGTGCGCAAGGTTTTGACCTTTGGATTTCAGCTCATACAAGTATGCGTTCCGCCCTTGTCAGCCGCGCTACGGGGATTCCTGAACGTATAGGTTACGATCAGCCGTGGTTTAACCGTTTTGCCTATACTCACAGGGTCATGCGCAGGTTCGATCAGTTTGAGGAAGTGGAAAGGTTGATGGCGCTTGGCTTGCCTTTGGGAATCAGCGGCACTGCTCCTTCCTTTGAACTTAATTTGTCTGAACCAGCACTCGAAGACGCATCAGCTTTTTTTGAGAAATTTTCGGATACTCCGGTAATAGGCTTTCACCCCGGCTCAACATGGGAAACAAAGAAATGGCCTGAGCAGAATTTTGCATCAACTATTGCAAAATCACTGGATGCGGGATTTCGGGTAATCCTGTTTGGCGGGCCCGGGGAAGAGGACATTTGTTCACGGATTGCAGAGCAGTCCGGCAACCCTTCTGAAATAATTAATCTTGCCGGAAAGTTGAGTCTTCCTCAGCTTGCAGCCTATATCAAAAATCTAGATGTATATGTCACCAACGATTCCGGCCCGATGCACATTGCATGGGTTCAAAATGTTCCCCTTATTGCCCTTTTCGGACCAACTGTCCGCAGATTCGGATTTTTTCCCAGAGGTGAATACTCTTCTGTTCTTGAATCCGGTGAAGTGTTGGATTGCAGACCTTGCGGTCTTCATGGCAGTAGTAAGTGTCCAAAAAACCACCACAAATGTATGACAGATATAAGTGTGGAAATGGTTTGGGAGGAACTGCTGAAAAAAGTGGAAATTCGGAGGGTCGGGTGTTGA
- a CDS encoding response regulator — MSESAKNTVLVVESSHTQVRIITEHIESLTPFDTITASSLDQVEEMLENNGEDIFIAVLNLNIKGAPDGEAVDYVLSRKIPCIVLTSTFDEKIRNRFIEKNVLDYFNKGSRTDLDEMVDLISRIHSNRDIKVVVAEDNGTARKIMCKLLERLNFNVFAAEDGAKALDIIRANPDVKLLLTDYEMPELDGFELVTEVRKTHYRDQLAILGVSAHDSGAITAKFLKRGANDFLKKPFEVEEFSWRVTNNINELERISSIKDAYSRDPLTGFGNLNTFIEQGREIFEKYSKQERTPVLAAFNVDNMLEINSRFGWDAGAAALKKAAANLEQQSLGWLLSARWDGGFIILAEDSEILKNDLVAAQAGFAKTAIGSVGERFKGTASFAVCKKGEKDLDITMSKVVAVLEKMQSIGVDSYRFV, encoded by the coding sequence ATGTCCGAGAGCGCAAAAAATACAGTACTCGTAGTAGAAAGTAGTCATACACAGGTTCGGATTATTACAGAACATATCGAGAGCCTTACTCCGTTTGATACAATAACAGCTTCTTCTCTTGATCAGGTTGAAGAGATGCTTGAAAATAACGGAGAGGACATTTTTATTGCTGTACTGAATCTGAATATTAAGGGAGCTCCGGACGGTGAGGCTGTAGATTATGTTCTTTCCCGTAAGATTCCCTGCATTGTCTTAACTTCAACTTTTGATGAGAAAATACGCAATCGGTTCATTGAAAAGAATGTGCTTGATTATTTCAACAAGGGGAGTCGTACTGACCTTGACGAAATGGTGGATTTAATAAGCAGAATTCATTCTAACCGCGATATTAAAGTTGTGGTGGCTGAAGATAACGGCACAGCCAGAAAGATTATGTGCAAGCTTTTGGAACGTCTTAATTTTAATGTTTTTGCTGCTGAAGACGGAGCCAAAGCTCTGGATATTATTCGTGCTAATCCCGATGTGAAGCTTTTGCTGACCGATTATGAAATGCCGGAACTTGATGGATTTGAACTGGTCACCGAGGTTCGTAAAACTCATTACAGGGATCAGCTAGCCATTCTCGGAGTTTCTGCTCATGATTCGGGTGCGATTACAGCCAAATTCCTTAAACGCGGGGCTAATGATTTTCTTAAAAAACCGTTTGAGGTCGAAGAATTTTCATGGCGTGTCACAAATAATATTAATGAGCTGGAACGCATTTCTTCAATCAAAGATGCTTATAGCCGTGACCCTTTGACTGGGTTTGGCAACCTGAATACTTTTATTGAGCAGGGGCGTGAGATTTTTGAAAAGTACAGCAAGCAGGAACGTACTCCGGTTCTGGCTGCATTTAACGTGGATAATATGCTGGAAATTAATTCCAGATTCGGATGGGACGCAGGAGCTGCTGCTCTTAAAAAGGCTGCGGCTAATTTGGAACAACAATCACTCGGCTGGTTGCTTTCCGCCCGTTGGGATGGCGGTTTTATTATTTTAGCCGAGGATTCCGAGATTTTGAAAAATGATCTTGTAGCCGCGCAGGCCGGATTTGCAAAAACTGCAATCGGTTCCGTGGGCGAACGCTTCAAGGGAACCGCGTCTTTTGCGGTTTGCAAAAAGGGTGAAAAAGATCTTGATATCACGATGTCTAAAGTTGTTGCTGTTCTTGAAAAAATGCAGAGTATCGGAGTGGATTCTTACCGCTTTGTGTAA
- a CDS encoding peptidase M15: MNRRTFIKTLCAVAAATTLCGSQTIACASGAVRTVDDEDLKDYLHSMANFDLPHMGDIILIDTQLALLKSSLKRLRRIQRSVGFGNFCILSFDEALLYARQNPSIGSFTKKELSFLDYTFSFDASNYGFYGKRTISNITSRVSKKDLVKIQGSGNFLYRGQPHETYKSIKKLLGKKVYLTSGVRGTMKQFILFLSKAAANKGNLSLASRSLAPPRILFSWRRRF; encoded by the coding sequence ATGAACAGACGAACGTTTATTAAAACGCTTTGCGCAGTTGCTGCTGCGACCACCTTGTGTGGTTCGCAGACGATTGCCTGTGCGTCAGGAGCTGTCCGGACTGTAGATGATGAAGACCTGAAAGATTATCTTCACAGCATGGCAAATTTCGACCTGCCGCATATGGGCGACATTATCCTAATAGATACCCAACTTGCCCTGCTAAAATCCTCACTCAAAAGACTGCGAAGAATCCAGCGCTCTGTCGGCTTCGGAAATTTCTGTATACTCAGCTTTGACGAGGCGCTGCTTTATGCCCGCCAAAATCCATCTATCGGCAGCTTCACCAAAAAAGAACTATCTTTTTTAGACTATACATTCAGCTTTGATGCCTCCAATTACGGTTTCTACGGGAAAAGAACTATCTCCAACATAACCTCGCGTGTATCCAAAAAAGATCTCGTCAAAATCCAGGGAAGCGGAAATTTTTTATACCGGGGTCAACCGCATGAAACCTACAAATCAATAAAAAAGCTGCTTGGCAAAAAAGTTTATCTGACCTCCGGGGTCAGAGGGACTATGAAACAATTCATACTTTTTCTTTCAAAAGCAGCAGCAAATAAAGGCAACCTTTCACTGGCTTCGCGTTCTCTTGCCCCCCCCCGGATACTCTTTTCATGGCGTAGGAGATTTTGA
- a CDS encoding D-alanyl-D-alanine carboxypeptidase family protein, whose translation MPPPGYSFHGVGDFDVGEAGLGVANFSIKFARTETCMQLREQGYLKLRYPRENMLGVRFEPWHIKVKDIKL comes from the coding sequence TTGCCCCCCCCCGGATACTCTTTTCATGGCGTAGGAGATTTTGATGTCGGAGAGGCGGGACTTGGCGTGGCAAATTTCAGCATAAAATTCGCCCGAACGGAAACTTGTATGCAACTCCGCGAACAGGGTTACCTGAAACTGCGCTACCCGAGGGAGAATATGCTCGGAGTCCGGTTTGAGCCTTGGCATATCAAAGTAAAGGATATCAAGCTATAA
- a CDS encoding N-acetylmuramoyl-L-alanine amidase, translating to MRKFFFQNLVMGLFLAGLLVSVTPASAFGASIKDQFTVAWKQFHALSKDKKKSQYRSEWDKAAKKFRNVFKRSPRGEYAPKALYYLGRSYEELGYHSGLKKDFRKSVDYYGRMVSNFPSHAWTDDSLFRRAEIRLRKLNEKDLAYSDYLTIVHRHSKSDMYSKARARLDSMDRKGMSPKQQKRSKRTKPSSTIVPTSAPVVKDSSSRRAKLLSVRYTSSDSYTRVVLDLDDEVRFRYQLLNPNQSVNRPHRLYIDLENTILGKNVHKATDVADGILKDIRSAQKDPRTARVVLDFNAMQDYKIFPLENPFRLVVDVQAPEAGSVVRQNKSTKKKRTTTTTTTTTTKYTPPANSKAMAGDLLEQLGLTFKTIMIDPGHGGKDPGASANRIKEKNINLRFSRILAAKLKKAGFNVLYTRTTDVFIPLEERTAMANIKKADMFISIHCNAHRNSAINGLETYTLNLARNRNAVRVAARENSISAKRISDLQVILTDLMLNSKMKESKDLAKNIHTKSLANIRLKWSVKDQGVREAPFYVLMGAKMPSVLVELGYLTNKTEASRLKSDKYLAYVADGIVKGVLEYKKQIERYASL from the coding sequence ATGCGCAAATTTTTCTTTCAAAACCTTGTTATGGGCCTTTTCCTTGCAGGACTTCTTGTTTCGGTGACTCCTGCCAGCGCATTCGGGGCAAGTATTAAAGATCAATTCACTGTCGCATGGAAACAATTCCATGCTCTTTCAAAAGATAAGAAAAAATCTCAATATCGCTCAGAATGGGACAAGGCTGCTAAAAAATTCAGAAATGTTTTTAAAAGATCCCCCCGTGGAGAATATGCTCCTAAGGCCCTTTATTATCTAGGCAGATCATATGAAGAATTAGGTTATCACAGCGGATTGAAAAAAGATTTCAGAAAATCAGTTGATTACTACGGACGTATGGTCTCAAACTTTCCATCCCATGCATGGACCGATGACAGCCTTTTCCGAAGAGCGGAAATAAGACTTAGAAAATTAAATGAAAAAGACCTCGCCTATTCCGATTATCTGACAATAGTTCACCGTCACTCCAAATCTGACATGTATTCCAAAGCCCGTGCAAGGCTTGATTCCATGGACCGCAAGGGCATGTCTCCTAAACAGCAGAAACGAAGTAAGCGTACAAAACCTTCGAGCACCATAGTTCCGACCTCTGCTCCGGTAGTAAAAGATTCATCAAGCAGACGCGCCAAGCTTTTATCAGTCCGATATACCAGCAGTGACTCATACACCCGCGTGGTTCTGGACCTCGATGATGAAGTCCGTTTTCGTTACCAGCTTTTAAATCCGAACCAGAGTGTTAACCGTCCGCACAGACTTTATATTGATCTGGAAAACACAATACTTGGAAAAAATGTACATAAGGCTACAGATGTTGCCGACGGTATTTTAAAAGACATCCGCTCCGCGCAGAAAGACCCGAGAACAGCCCGCGTTGTGCTGGATTTCAATGCCATGCAGGATTATAAAATTTTTCCGCTGGAAAATCCTTTCAGGCTGGTCGTGGATGTACAGGCCCCCGAAGCAGGGTCAGTTGTTAGACAAAACAAATCAACTAAAAAGAAACGAACAACCACAACCACAACCACAACCACAACCAAGTACACTCCTCCCGCAAACAGTAAAGCCATGGCCGGAGATCTGCTTGAGCAACTGGGACTCACCTTTAAAACCATTATGATCGACCCGGGACATGGCGGAAAAGACCCAGGTGCAAGTGCGAACAGGATCAAAGAAAAAAATATCAACCTGCGCTTTTCAAGAATTCTGGCCGCAAAATTAAAAAAAGCCGGATTTAACGTTCTCTACACCAGAACAACTGACGTCTTCATTCCTCTGGAAGAGCGCACAGCAATGGCCAACATTAAAAAGGCGGATATGTTTATATCCATCCATTGCAATGCACACCGCAATTCAGCAATAAACGGCCTTGAAACCTACACTCTTAACCTTGCACGTAACCGTAATGCTGTCCGCGTAGCAGCTCGTGAAAACTCTATTTCGGCGAAACGTATCAGCGATCTTCAAGTTATTCTAACAGACCTTATGCTTAATTCTAAAATGAAAGAAAGCAAAGACTTAGCTAAAAATATACATACAAAATCATTGGCAAATATTCGTCTAAAATGGTCTGTAAAAGATCAAGGAGTACGTGAAGCTCCCTTCTATGTTCTTATGGGCGCAAAAATGCCATCAGTACTTGTAGAGCTTGGATATCTTACCAATAAAACCGAGGCATCAAGGCTCAAATCCGACAAATATCTTGCCTACGTTGCCGACGGAATAGTAAAGGGTGTTTTGGAATACAAAAAACAAATTGAAAGATACGCCAGTCTTTAG
- a CDS encoding MucR family transcriptional regulator: MEDYLKEALEIVKAQASVRTMNEEEMTSMVRKLSAGIQAIAENTLPAKEDAPACDPKKSIKEKTIVCCECGKSFKIITKKHLSSHDLTPDEYRERHGMKKKTPLVCKSLQRERRKKMKEMQLWTKRGQK, translated from the coding sequence GTGGAAGACTATCTTAAAGAAGCTTTGGAAATAGTCAAAGCACAAGCCAGCGTCAGAACCATGAATGAAGAAGAAATGACTTCAATGGTTCGCAAACTGTCTGCCGGCATTCAGGCAATTGCTGAAAATACACTTCCAGCGAAAGAAGACGCTCCCGCATGCGATCCCAAAAAGTCTATTAAAGAAAAAACTATTGTCTGCTGTGAATGCGGTAAGTCTTTTAAGATCATAACTAAAAAGCACCTTTCTTCACATGACCTGACACCTGACGAATACCGGGAAAGACACGGCATGAAAAAGAAAACTCCTCTTGTATGTAAATCGCTTCAGCGTGAACGTCGCAAAAAAATGAAAGAAATGCAGCTTTGGACAAAACGCGGCCAAAAATAA
- the glpX gene encoding class II fructose-bisphosphatase — MEAPQRNLALDLVRVTEAAALASARWLGRGDKNAGDQAAVDAMRLSFNSLAISGTVVIGEGEKDHAPMLYNGEKLGAGEGPGMDVAVDPVEGTNLLAYGRPNAISVVGVAPTGMMLDPGPSYYMQKLVVPTAARNMVDINAPVKDNLAKIAKALNKDVDDLVVFVLEKPRHHGLIQEIRDAGARIQLHTDGDVAGALMVVDPRCPVDVMMGTGGTPEGVLAACAIRIMGGEMFAKFDPQDESEKIAMEEKGYDLRDIMTVNDLVKSDDIFFSATGISGGTFLRGVRYLGYGAETTSLVMRGKTGTVRQIEAVHTWDKLMKISAVKYD; from the coding sequence ATGGAAGCTCCCCAGAGAAATTTAGCTCTTGATCTTGTCCGCGTAACCGAAGCTGCTGCACTGGCTTCTGCCAGATGGCTTGGACGTGGCGATAAAAATGCCGGCGATCAGGCTGCTGTAGATGCTATGCGTCTCAGTTTTAACAGTCTTGCAATCAGCGGAACTGTTGTAATCGGTGAGGGAGAGAAAGATCATGCTCCCATGCTTTATAACGGCGAAAAATTAGGTGCGGGCGAAGGCCCGGGAATGGATGTCGCTGTTGATCCGGTAGAAGGAACCAACCTTCTTGCTTACGGTCGCCCTAATGCAATTTCAGTCGTCGGAGTTGCTCCTACAGGCATGATGCTTGATCCCGGACCGAGTTATTATATGCAGAAACTGGTTGTTCCAACTGCTGCGCGAAATATGGTTGATATTAACGCACCTGTTAAGGACAATCTTGCGAAGATAGCAAAGGCTCTCAATAAAGATGTTGATGATCTCGTTGTTTTTGTTCTTGAAAAACCACGCCATCACGGCCTTATTCAGGAAATTCGTGATGCCGGAGCCAGAATCCAGTTGCATACCGACGGTGATGTAGCCGGTGCACTCATGGTTGTTGATCCTCGTTGTCCCGTAGATGTAATGATGGGAACAGGCGGAACTCCTGAAGGTGTTCTTGCTGCATGTGCCATCAGAATTATGGGCGGAGAAATGTTCGCTAAATTCGATCCTCAGGACGAAAGCGAAAAAATTGCCATGGAAGAGAAGGGATATGACCTGCGTGATATTATGACTGTTAACGATCTCGTTAAGAGTGATGATATTTTCTTTTCCGCAACAGGTATTTCAGGTGGAACATTTTTGCGCGGAGTTCGTTACCTAGGGTACGGCGCAGAGACAACTTCACTTGTAATGCGCGGTAAGACAGGAACTGTCCGTCAGATTGAAGCTGTTCATACATGGGATAAGCTCATGAAGATCAGTGCAGTTAAATACGATTAG
- a CDS encoding HAD family hydrolase, which produces MISLNIPGFGALNIEHLVLDYNGTIALDGNLLPGIGKIIQELSVDIEVHVLTADTFGQCEENLLGLPVSIHIISGTEEDKAKLDYINSVGVEKCACIGNGRNDTLMLKEAALGIVISGPECMSMTAARSADIAASDIIHALGLFTHPIRLMTTLRY; this is translated from the coding sequence ATGATTAGCCTTAATATTCCCGGCTTCGGTGCTCTTAATATTGAACATCTCGTTCTAGACTACAACGGCACAATCGCCCTTGATGGCAACCTGCTGCCCGGAATCGGTAAAATAATACAAGAACTTTCTGTGGATATTGAAGTCCATGTACTGACGGCCGATACTTTCGGCCAATGCGAAGAAAATCTGCTAGGACTCCCCGTCTCAATACATATCATAAGCGGAACTGAAGAAGACAAAGCAAAACTCGATTATATAAACTCGGTGGGAGTTGAAAAATGTGCGTGCATCGGAAACGGTCGCAACGACACACTTATGCTGAAAGAAGCAGCTCTGGGAATTGTAATCTCAGGACCGGAATGTATGTCGATGACAGCCGCACGTTCAGCAGACATAGCTGCTTCAGATATAATTCACGCACTGGGACTTTTCACGCACCCCATCAGACTCATGACCACTTTAAGATATTAG
- the fliM gene encoding flagellar motor switch protein FliM, translating into MSKILQQDEVDALLRGLSGGEVEAEQYIPDDDSGVVTFDLANQDRIIRGRMPVLEIVNDRFARLATNNLANTMRKRVDINPISIDMSKFGDFMRSLPVPTSLSIFKMDPLRGNAILVVDSRLVFALVESFFGGSGSQPKVEGRDFTPIEQAIVDRVVKIALSNLEDSWRPVHEVHLELIRSEVNPQFAAIVPPSDVVIVITFEVELENAIGSLIVCLPYSTLEPIRSKLHASFQSERLEIDHVWVSRFKERLLETPVELVVRLGRTKITGRQLVNLEEGDLLLLNTDEEDMIECEVEGVLKYYGIPGRVKANRALQITKAIEPKMT; encoded by the coding sequence ATGAGCAAAATCCTTCAACAGGATGAAGTCGATGCACTGCTTAGAGGCCTCTCCGGTGGAGAAGTTGAAGCTGAGCAATATATACCGGATGATGATTCCGGCGTAGTTACATTCGACCTTGCGAATCAGGACCGCATCATTCGCGGCCGTATGCCCGTGCTCGAAATTGTCAACGATCGTTTCGCTCGTCTGGCAACCAACAATCTTGCCAATACCATGCGCAAAAGGGTTGATATCAACCCCATATCTATCGACATGTCCAAATTCGGGGATTTCATGCGCTCACTGCCAGTCCCCACCTCACTTTCTATTTTTAAAATGGACCCGTTGCGCGGTAATGCCATTCTGGTTGTTGATTCACGCCTTGTTTTTGCCCTTGTGGAAAGTTTTTTCGGAGGATCAGGTTCACAACCGAAAGTCGAGGGGCGTGACTTCACTCCCATTGAACAGGCTATTGTTGACCGGGTTGTTAAAATTGCTCTCTCAAATCTTGAGGATTCATGGCGCCCTGTTCATGAAGTTCATCTTGAGCTTATCCGCTCCGAGGTTAATCCGCAGTTTGCAGCAATCGTTCCGCCCTCTGACGTTGTTATCGTCATCACTTTTGAAGTCGAGCTTGAAAACGCAATCGGCTCACTTATCGTCTGTTTGCCTTACTCAACGCTTGAGCCTATCCGCTCAAAACTCCACGCATCATTTCAGTCAGAAAGACTTGAAATCGACCATGTCTGGGTAAGCAGATTTAAAGAAAGACTTCTTGAAACTCCTGTTGAATTAGTTGTCCGCCTCGGCAGAACAAAAATCACAGGCCGCCAGCTTGTAAACCTCGAAGAAGGCGATCTCCTGCTTCTCAACACTGACGAAGAAGATATGATTGAATGTGAAGTTGAAGGAGTTTTAAAATACTACGGAATTCCAGGAAGAGTAAAAGCCAACCGGGCATTACAAATAACCAAGGCCATTGAGCCTAAGATGACCTAA
- a CDS encoding C25 family cysteine peptidase — MLISKIKWITLPLVFILLSVLMCGCKLRSFSRNVQVAPVVPLKVSTADLTEKDKCIIVYTDEFKQAALLFSYLHREYEGVDSILLNAGTVNGTAESSRAVVVGIQKEITELNKNGSIMSVLILGNKFVIPVSEFQTGNGTSVYSSDYGYGGLADSPENVVPVGRIPARNAAEAVVVAEKYERWYVDRAFRPAWPVSFIGGEGFSKNYLSDPELLFFSLQEEGMAGPEAIRYLGGAGGCQPERLSQSLTEDDASVQWLAIDSVADGFRIGNGTLPTSAILSLDYKPGLPIVLNPSCEPARINSASITPAEAIVLSRGAGLAVMTGCGDSGKITAELDDGRISRVDFDGTSRILIEFHKAYFSGKYRIAEALSEARAQFVQNRRRGEKLGPLYDLIFYGDPVMSLPLPVRTESPAYTGLKLLTKPESSKGVAVFSANSTISFAMEEGGIYPGVQLKVVDRKTGKTVSSMKVQEDDIFNFLSDSEGSYLIYSRPLDGPLAWQFFDVRDKKISSAKLQKTVIQSKLSKSSPIVKAGLEPVRYSVQVSSNRRESSALKVRRNLTKQGYSAYVVTVPSSNNRQWYCVRFGEFDSWAAAVEASAEYEKKQQADVKIVRCRMGS; from the coding sequence GTGTTGATCAGTAAAATTAAATGGATCACATTGCCGCTTGTTTTTATCCTCTTATCTGTTCTTATGTGCGGCTGTAAGTTGCGATCCTTTTCTCGTAATGTTCAGGTCGCTCCCGTTGTTCCGTTAAAGGTTTCTACTGCGGACCTGACGGAGAAAGATAAATGTATAATCGTTTACACTGATGAGTTTAAGCAGGCGGCTTTGCTTTTTTCATATCTGCATCGAGAATATGAAGGTGTGGACTCTATCCTTCTAAATGCCGGAACAGTGAATGGCACTGCTGAGTCCAGCAGGGCTGTTGTTGTTGGCATTCAGAAGGAAATTACAGAACTGAATAAGAACGGCTCGATCATGTCAGTTCTTATTTTAGGTAATAAATTTGTTATTCCTGTTTCAGAGTTTCAGACTGGAAATGGAACTTCTGTTTATTCTTCTGATTACGGCTATGGAGGTCTAGCGGATTCTCCTGAAAACGTTGTACCTGTCGGTAGAATTCCTGCTCGAAACGCAGCCGAGGCTGTGGTTGTGGCTGAGAAATATGAGCGCTGGTACGTGGATCGTGCTTTTCGTCCGGCTTGGCCTGTTTCGTTTATAGGCGGAGAAGGGTTTTCAAAAAATTATTTGTCTGATCCTGAACTTTTGTTTTTCAGTTTACAAGAGGAAGGCATGGCCGGACCGGAAGCTATACGTTATCTCGGCGGAGCCGGTGGTTGCCAGCCGGAAAGGCTTAGTCAGAGCCTTACTGAGGATGATGCTTCTGTTCAGTGGCTGGCTATTGATTCTGTCGCTGACGGTTTCAGAATTGGGAACGGAACTTTGCCCACATCTGCTATTTTAAGTCTCGATTACAAACCGGGATTGCCTATTGTTCTTAATCCTTCCTGTGAACCTGCGAGGATTAATTCAGCTTCTATCACCCCTGCCGAGGCGATAGTGCTTTCAAGGGGGGCCGGACTGGCTGTGATGACCGGGTGCGGTGATTCTGGTAAAATAACGGCTGAACTTGATGACGGGCGGATTTCGCGCGTTGATTTTGACGGAACCTCACGGATTTTGATTGAGTTCCATAAGGCATATTTCAGCGGAAAGTATAGAATTGCCGAGGCTCTGTCAGAGGCTCGTGCTCAGTTTGTGCAGAACCGTCGTCGCGGAGAAAAGCTGGGGCCGCTATATGATCTGATTTTTTATGGTGATCCAGTAATGAGTCTACCGCTTCCAGTTCGCACGGAGTCTCCTGCGTATACGGGGTTAAAGCTACTGACAAAGCCTGAATCTTCTAAGGGGGTAGCTGTTTTTTCCGCTAACTCTACTATCTCTTTTGCCATGGAAGAAGGTGGAATATACCCCGGAGTTCAGCTTAAAGTTGTGGACCGAAAGACTGGTAAAACTGTTTCCTCCATGAAAGTTCAAGAAGATGATATTTTTAATTTTTTATCAGACAGCGAAGGAAGTTATTTAATTTATTCCAGACCGCTTGATGGGCCTCTCGCTTGGCAGTTTTTTGATGTACGTGATAAAAAAATCAGCAGTGCAAAATTACAAAAAACTGTTATTCAAAGTAAATTATCCAAAAGCTCTCCTATTGTTAAGGCCGGACTTGAACCTGTCCGATATTCTGTACAAGTCAGTTCGAACAGGCGGGAGTCTTCGGCTTTGAAAGTTAGAAGAAATCTGACGAAACAAGGGTATTCGGCATATGTTGTGACTGTTCCATCCTCCAATAATAGACAGTGGTATTGCGTGCGGTTCGGTGAATTTGATTCGTGGGCGGCTGCGGTTGAAGCTTCCGCAGAGTACGAGAAAAAACAACAGGCTGATGTGAAAATAGTAAGGTGCCGTATGGGCAGTTGA
- a CDS encoding YidH family protein encodes MTDEKKPLPLDTNSLAVMRTLLANERTFLAWCRTALGLLGFGFVLEKAGLYLKHFVPDANPLMSKDLGMLSLFALFSGMLVLVGAAVRFFSIEKQIGSKLGRMTPFPEVLVLFAVALVLIISVLSGKMIFN; translated from the coding sequence ATGACAGATGAAAAAAAACCGCTTCCGCTTGATACCAACAGTCTTGCCGTTATGAGAACTTTGCTTGCAAATGAACGGACTTTTCTTGCGTGGTGCCGCACTGCGCTGGGTCTTCTGGGCTTTGGTTTTGTGCTTGAGAAAGCCGGTCTTTATTTGAAACATTTTGTTCCTGATGCTAATCCGCTGATGTCAAAAGATTTAGGTATGCTCAGTCTTTTTGCTTTGTTTTCAGGGATGCTTGTTCTTGTGGGCGCTGCGGTCAGATTTTTCAGCATTGAAAAGCAGATCGGTTCTAAGCTTGGCAGAATGACCCCTTTTCCTGAGGTGCTGGTTTTGTTTGCTGTTGCACTTGTCCTGATCATAAGTGTTCTTTCCGGAAAAATGATATTTAATTAG